A portion of the Acanthopagrus latus isolate v.2019 chromosome 21, fAcaLat1.1, whole genome shotgun sequence genome contains these proteins:
- the sirt6 gene encoding NAD-dependent protein deacetylase sirtuin-6 isoform X1 produces MSVNYAAGLSPYADKGVCGLPETFDNPEDLKAKVETLAQLIKESEYLVVHSGAGISTSSGIPDFRGPKGVWTLEEKGESPHFDTTFENARPSLTHMALLGLQRAGYLKYLISQNVDGLHVRSGFPRDLLSELHGNMFVEECEKCGRQYVREKVIGVMGLKPTGRRCDVVRSRGLRACRGKLISTILDWEDALPDRDLNKADEASRRADLALTLGTSMQIKPSGDLPLLTKRKGGKVAIVNLQPTKHDKHAHLRIHGYVDEVMKQLMELLELEIPKWEGPTVCDSSTADSTTAAVKPPRGVAAKRKVKEEEEEEEEERKREAAALTDDVSVEEETGTQNPSRKKKKLTAEDTHGEKRGNFFSSSALKDSSCTVAVFLNPR; encoded by the exons ATGTCTGTGAATTATGCAGCCGGACTCTCTCCGTACGCAGATAAAGGCGTCTGCGGACTTCCAGAG ACGTTTGATAATCCTGAGGACCTGAAGGCGAAGGTGGAGACCCTCGCTCAGCTGATAAAAGAATCTGAGTACTTGGTTGTCCACTCAGGAGCAGGAATCAGCACCTCGTCAGGCATCCCAGACTTCAG GGGTCCAAAGGGTGTTTGGACGTTAGAGGAAAAGGGCGAGTCACCTCATTTTGACACGACATTTGAAAATGCCCGGCCCAGCTTGACTCACATGGCCCTCCTGGGACTGCAGAGAGCCGGGTACCTCAAGTATCTCATCAGCCAGAACGTGGACGGTCTGCATGTCCGATCAGGTTTCCCCAG GGATTTGTTATCAGAGCTTCATGGGAACATGTTTGTGGAGGAGTGTGAGAAGTGTGGCAG ACAGTACGTGAGAGAAAAAGTGATCGGTGTGATGGGGCTGAAGCCGACAGGACGGCGCTGCGATGTGGTACGATCCCGAGGACTCCGAGCATGCAG aggaaagcTGATAAGCACTATACTGGACTGGGAGGATGCTCTTCCTGACAGAGACCTGAACAAAGCAGATGAAGCCAGCAG GCGAGCAGACCTGGCACTGACGCTCGGCACCTCCATGCAGATCAAACCCAGCGGAGACCTTCCGCTCCTCACCAAGCGCAAGGGAGGGAAAGTGGCCATCGTCAACCTGCAGCCCACGAAACAC GACAAACATGCGCACCTGCGTATCCATGGCTACGTGGACGAGGTCATGAAACAGCTAATGGAGTTGCTGGAATTGGAAATACCAAAGTGGGAAGGTCCGACCGTCTGCGATAGCTCCACAGCTGACTCCACCACCGCCGCCGTCAAACCACCACGAGGAGTTGCCGCAAAGCgaaaggtgaaggaggaggaggaggaggaggaggaggagaggaaaagagaagcgGCAGCACTAACAGACGATGTGAGCGTCGAGGAGGAGACGGG cacacaaAACCcgtccaggaaaaaaaaaaaacttacagcagaggacacacacgGGGAGAAGAGGGGGAACTTCTTCTCATCTTCAGCCCTCAAAGACTCTTCTTGTACTGTCGCTGTTTTCTTAAATCCCAGATGA
- the LOC119011783 gene encoding ubiquitin-conjugating enzyme E2 R1-like, producing the protein MAQHDHSHVASSQKALMLEMKSLQEQPVEGFKITLVDEADMYNWEVAIFGPPNTHYEGGYFKARIKFPIDYPYSPPAFRFLTKMWHPNIYENGDVCISILHPPVDDPQSGELPSERWNPTQNVRTILLSVISLLNEPNTFSPANVDASVMYRKWRDSKGKDREYVEIIRKQVLATKAEAERDGVKVPTTLAEYCVRTRAPAPDEGSDLFYDYYYDEDDVEDGDGDCCYDEDDSGNEES; encoded by the exons ATGGCGCAGCACGACCACTCTCATGTAGCCAGCTCACAGAAGGCACTCATGTTGGAGATGAAGAGCCTCCAGGAGCAGCCTGTCGAGGGCTTCAAAATAACGCTGGTGGACGAGGCTGACATGTACAACTGGGAGGTGGCCATCTTCGGACCCCCAAACACTCACTATGAAGGGGGGTATTTTAAG GCGAGGATCAAGTTCCCTATAGACTACCCATACTCCCCACCAGCCTTCCGGTTCCTCACCAAGATGTGGCACCCCAACATCTATGAG aaTGGAGATGTGTGTATTTCTATATTGCACCCTCCGGTGGACGACCCGCAGAGTGGAGAGCTGCCTTCAGAGAGATGGAATCCCACCCAGAATGTCCG gACCATTTTGCTGAGCGTGATCTCACTGCTGAATGAACCCAACACCTTCTCTCCTGCGAATGTGGACGCCTCTGTCATGTACCGCAAATGGAGGGACAGCAAGGGCAAGGACCGAGAATACGTGGAGATCATCAG GAAACAAGTGTTGGCCACCAAGGCGGAAGCCGAGCGTGACGGCGTGAAGGTGCCCACCACGCTGGCCGAATACTGCGTCCGCACACGTGCCCCGGCCCCCGACGAAGGCTCCGACCTCTTCTATGACTACTATTACGACGAGGACGACGTGGAAGACGGGGACGGCGACTGCTGCTACGATGAGGATGACTCAGGCAACGAGGAGTCATGA
- the sirt6 gene encoding NAD-dependent protein deacetylase sirtuin-6 isoform X2, which produces MSVNYAAGLSPYADKGVCGLPETFDNPEDLKAKVETLAQLIKESEYLVVHSGAGISTSSGIPDFRGPKGVWTLEEKGESPHFDTTFENARPSLTHMALLGLQRAGYLKYLISQNVDGLHVRSGFPRDLLSELHGNMFVEECEKCGRQYVREKVIGVMGLKPTGRRCDVVRSRGLRACRGKLISTILDWEDALPDRDLNKADEASRRADLALTLGTSMQIKPSGDLPLLTKRKGGKVAIVNLQPTKHDKHAHLRIHGYVDEVMKQLMELLELEIPKWEGPTVCDSSTADSTTAAVKPPRGVAAKRKVKEEEEEEEEERKREAAALTDDVSVEEETGLVKRERSDSSVEIKGEK; this is translated from the exons ATGTCTGTGAATTATGCAGCCGGACTCTCTCCGTACGCAGATAAAGGCGTCTGCGGACTTCCAGAG ACGTTTGATAATCCTGAGGACCTGAAGGCGAAGGTGGAGACCCTCGCTCAGCTGATAAAAGAATCTGAGTACTTGGTTGTCCACTCAGGAGCAGGAATCAGCACCTCGTCAGGCATCCCAGACTTCAG GGGTCCAAAGGGTGTTTGGACGTTAGAGGAAAAGGGCGAGTCACCTCATTTTGACACGACATTTGAAAATGCCCGGCCCAGCTTGACTCACATGGCCCTCCTGGGACTGCAGAGAGCCGGGTACCTCAAGTATCTCATCAGCCAGAACGTGGACGGTCTGCATGTCCGATCAGGTTTCCCCAG GGATTTGTTATCAGAGCTTCATGGGAACATGTTTGTGGAGGAGTGTGAGAAGTGTGGCAG ACAGTACGTGAGAGAAAAAGTGATCGGTGTGATGGGGCTGAAGCCGACAGGACGGCGCTGCGATGTGGTACGATCCCGAGGACTCCGAGCATGCAG aggaaagcTGATAAGCACTATACTGGACTGGGAGGATGCTCTTCCTGACAGAGACCTGAACAAAGCAGATGAAGCCAGCAG GCGAGCAGACCTGGCACTGACGCTCGGCACCTCCATGCAGATCAAACCCAGCGGAGACCTTCCGCTCCTCACCAAGCGCAAGGGAGGGAAAGTGGCCATCGTCAACCTGCAGCCCACGAAACAC GACAAACATGCGCACCTGCGTATCCATGGCTACGTGGACGAGGTCATGAAACAGCTAATGGAGTTGCTGGAATTGGAAATACCAAAGTGGGAAGGTCCGACCGTCTGCGATAGCTCCACAGCTGACTCCACCACCGCCGCCGTCAAACCACCACGAGGAGTTGCCGCAAAGCgaaaggtgaaggaggaggaggaggaggaggaggaggagaggaaaagagaagcgGCAGCACTAACAGACGATGTGAGCGTCGAGGAGGAGACGGGGTTAGTAAAGAGGGAGAGATCAGACTCCTCAGTTGAGATAAAGGGAGAGAAATAG
- the LOC119011781 gene encoding relaxin-3 receptor 1-like has protein sequence MQSNSSASGPLTALSVCGGEEDEREIFKLVSPTEAASNLATFNLSLNCWLHILSKESSLDLHGDSANLAVRVLIALIYSVVCVLGLVGNLLALFLLHSRRRGHHHSSIDCFVMSLALTDLQFVLTLPFWAVDTVMDFRWPFGRVMCKIVSSVTTLNMYASVFFLTAMSVTRYRSLVTSLKMESPRKAAARAKWASLAIWVVSLVATLPHAFYSTTVQVSADDELCLVRFSDSDSDHWDPQVLLGLYQTQKVLLGFVVPLIVISVCYLLLLRFILSRRIVGSMVSDSVTEASESERGRHRRHSKLTRSVTIVVLSFFLCWLPNQALTLWGVLIKFDLVPFNKAFYNTQAYAFPLTVCLAHANSCLNPVLYCLIRKEYRAGLKALLLRVSHSLRNLLTAALRGRRVEEAPPSLVMIHKEINM, from the exons ATGCAGAGCAACAGCAGCGCCTCCGGACCCCTGACCGCCCTCAGTGTGtgcggaggagaggaggacgagcGAGAGATCTTCAAACTTGTCAGCCCGACGGAAGCAGCGTCCAACCTGGCAACCTTCAACCTCTCCCTGAACTGCTGGCTGCACATCCTGTCCAAGGAGTCTTCACTGGACCTGCACGGAGACAGCGCCAACCTGGCA GTGCGGGTTCTCATCGCCCTCATCTACTCGGTGGTGTGTGTTCTGGGGCTTGTGGGTAATCTCCTGGCCCTCTTCCTGCTCCACTCCCGCCGCCGGGGCCACCACCACTCATCCATCGACTGCTTCGTGATGAGCCTCGCCCTGACCGACCTACAGTTCGTCCTCACCTTGCCCTTCTGGGCCGTGGACACGGTGATGGACTTCCGCTGGCCCTTTGGCCGGGTCATGTGCAAGATCGTGAGCTCGGTCACCACGCTGAACATGTACGCCAGCGTCTTCTTCCTCACCGCCATGAGCGTGACCCGCTACCGCTCCCTGGTGACCTCGCTGAAGATGGAGAGCCCGAGGAAAGCCGCTGCTCGAGCTAAATGGGCCAGTTTGGCCATCTGGGTGGTGTCACTGGTGGCTACACTGCCTCATGCTTTCTACTCCACCACAGTCCAG GTGTCTGCAGATGACGAGCTGTGCTTAGTGCGCTTCTCTGACTCCGACTCAGACCACTGGGATCCTCAAGTCCTGCTTGGGCTCTATCAAACACAGAAAGTCCTCCTGGGATTCGTAGTCCCCTTGATCGTCATCTCCGTGTGCtacctcctcctgctgaggtTCATCCTGAGCCGCCGCATCGTGGGCAGCATGGTCAGCGACAGTGTCACGGAGGcgtcagagtcagagagaggacgCCACCGCCGCCACTCCAAACTCACTCGCTCGGTCACCATCGTAGTCCtgtccttcttcctctgctggcTGCCCAACCAGGCCCTCACCCTGTGGGGGGTGCTCATCAAATTTGACTTGGTTCCCTTCAATAAAGCCTTCTACAACACCCAGGCCTACGCCTTCCCCCTGACTGTGTGCTTAGCTCACGCTAACAGCTGCCTCAACCCAGTTCTCTACTGCCTGATCCGAAAGGAGTACAGAGCCGGACTGAAGGCGCTCCTGCTGAGAGTGTCGCACTCCCTCCGAAATCTCCTCACAGCGGctctgagggggaggagggtggaggaggcaCCACCCAGCCTGGTTATGATACACAAGGAGATCAATATGTGA
- the cactin gene encoding cactin: MDSKSRRRSRSKSRSRSRDRKNKSRVSRSRSPEERGGRSRSVDKKRPAFGRGRSGSRDSSDGSPGPRRPQHRDRPGSRSGSEGDRRRGPRRPGSSARGRSSSSDSDDSRGRRRGKEMENRAGKSREGRRGRSQHSSDSRDGSSDRERRRQRSPDRDRQKRERNRDRERRKSNSRDRDRKGDKSREQKKRSKDREEGRSVRGRESPARDRGRRRSSSPDSSDSSGSGREVRVAKEKEDKKKQKEMLKALETPEEKRARRLAKKEAKEKKRREKMGWSEEYMGYTNADNPFGDNNLLGTFKWQKALDVKGIGHLGEKDLKERNKLIQEENRRELQKVKQLRLEREREKAMRETELEMLQREKEAEHFKTWAEQEDNFHLHQAKLRSKIRIRDGRAKPIDLLAKYISAEDDDLAVEMHEPYTFLNGLTVTDMDDLLEDIKVYMELEQGKNVDFWRDMTTITEDEISKLRKLEASGKGPGDRREGINTAVSTDVQTVFKGKTYSQLQALHLNIETKIRAGGSNLDIGYWESLLQQVRVYMARARLRERHQDVLRQKLFKLKQEQGVESEPLFPIIKEEPRSDEEVEREEQPGTSTTEESSSRHNSRETEDDEDDAEPSTSRAGNQDEDGAEKGDKDEEEKGEVVEAVLTEEDLIQQSQAEYDSGRYSPSLLTSSELPLDSHTITPEEDIHRLQLARRQLQVTGDANESAEDAFIRRAREGMGTDEAQFSVEFPVTGKMYLWADKYRPRKPRFFNRVHTGFEWNKYNQTHYDFDNPPPKIVQGYKFNIFYPDLIDKRSTPQYFLEPSPDNKDFGILRFHAGPPYEDIAFKIVNREWEYSHRHGFRCQFANGIFQLWFHFKRYRYRR; encoded by the exons ATGGATTCGAAATCACGACGACGGTCCCGCTCCAAGTCCAGAAGTCGAAGCCGGGATCGGAAGAACAAGTCCAGAGTGAGCAGGTCTCGGTCCCCGGAGGAGAGGGGAGGCCGCAGTCGGTCTGTGGACAAGAAAAGACCCGCCTTTGGACGGGGACGGTCTGGCAGCAGGGACTCCAGCGATGGCTCTCCTGGCCCGCGTCGGCCTCAGCACAGGGACCGTCCAGGTTCCAGGAGCGGCTCGGAGGGCGACAGGAGACGTGGACCACGGAGACCCGGGAGCAGTGCGAGAGGTCGATCATCAAG ctctgaCTCAGATGAttccagagggaggaggagaggaaaagaaatggaGAACCGGGCTGGAAAATCTCGAGAGGGGAGAAGGGGAAGGTCCCAGCACAGCTCTGACTCCCGCGATGGAAGCAGCgacagagaaaggaggaggcagagaagtcctgacagagacagacagaagagggagcggaacagagacagagagaggcggAAGAGCAACAGCAGGGACAGGGAcagaaaaggagacaaaagccgagagcagaagaagaggagcaaggacagggaggaagggaggagtgtcagagggagagagagccccgccagagacagagggaggcgTCGCTCCAGTTCACCGGACTCGTCTGATAGCTCGGGGTCTGGTCGCGAGGTCCGTGTAGCCAAAGAAAAGGAGgacaagaagaaacagaaggagaTGCTGAAAGCTCTGGAGACGCCTGAGGAGAAGAGAGCCAGAAGACTGGCAAAGAAGGAagcaaaggagaagaaaaggagagagaaaatgggatGGAGTGAGGAGTACATGGGCTACACCAACGCAGACAATCCCTTTGGTGACAACAACTTATTGGGCACATTCAAATGGCAGAAG gCATTGGATGTGAAAGGCATCGGCCATCTTGGAGAAAAAGACCTTAAAGAGCGGAACAAATTGATCCAGGAAGAGAACcgcagagagctgcagaag GTGAAACAGCTGCGCctggagagggagcgagagaagGCCATGAGAGAGACGGAGCTGGAGatgctgcagagggagaaggaggccGAGCATTTTAAGACCTGGGCTGAGCAGGAAGACAACTTCCACCTGCATCAGGCCAAACTCAG GTCTAAGATCAGAATCCGTGATGGTCGTGCTAAACCCATCGACCTGCTGGCGAAGTACATCAGTGCAGAAGACGACGATCTGGCTGTGGAGATGCACGAGCCTTACACCTTTCTCAACGGGCTGACAGTCACCGACATGGATGACCTGCTGGAGGACATTAAG GTGTACATGGAGCTGGAGCAAGGGAAGAACGTGGACTTCTGGAGAGACATGACGACCATCACAGAGGACGAGATCAGCAAACTGAGGAAGCTGGAGGCTTCAGGGAAAGGACCAG GTGATCGTCGTGAGGGCATCAACACAGCTGTGAGTACAGATGTGCAGACAGTGTTCAAAGGGAAGACGTACAGCCAGCTGCAGGCGCTGCATCTGAACATCGAGACGAAGATTCGGGCCGGAGGGTCCAACCTCGATATCGGTTACTGGGAGAGCCTGCTGCAGCAAGTCAGAGTCTACATGGCCAGAGCAAG GTTGAGAGAGCGACACCAGGATGTGCTGCGTCAGAAGCTGTTCAAACTGAAACAGGAACAGGGGGTGGAAAGTGAACCTTTGTTCCCCATCATCAAAGAGGAGCCGAGGAGTGATGAAGAAGT ggagagagaagagcaaCCAGGTACGTCGACCACAGAGGAGTCTTCATCAAGacacaacagcagagaaacGGAAGATGACGAAGATGACGCCGAACCTTCAACATCCAGAGCAGGAAACCAAGATGAGGACGGAGCAGAAAAGGGCGAcaaggatgaagaggaaaagggCGAGGTGGTGGAGGCCGTGCTGACGGAGGAGGACTTGATCCAGCAGAGCCAGGCGGAGTACGACTCCGGTCGCTACAGCCCGTCGCTGCTCACGTCCTCCGAGCTGCCGCTGGACTCGCACACAATCACGCCGGAAGAGGACATCCACAGGCTGCAGTTAGCGCGGCGACAGCTACAAGTCACCG GTGACGCCAACGAGAGTGCAGAAGACGCCTTCATACGTCGTGCCAGAGAGGGCATGGGCACCGATGAGGCCCAGTTCAGTGTTGAGTTTCCCGTCACGGGGAAGATGTACCTGTGGGCGGACAAATACCGTCCCAGAAAACCTCGCTTCTTCAACAGGGTCCACACGGGCTTCGAGTGGAACAAATACAACCAGACGCATTATGACTTCGACAACCCTCCGCCCAAGATCGTGCAGGGCTACAAGTTCAACATCTTCTACCCGGACCTGATCGACAAGCGCTCAACGCCGCAGTACTTCCTCGAGCCCAGTCCCGACAACAAGGACTTTGGGATTTTAAGGTTCCACGCAGGCCCTCCATATGAGGACATTGCCTTTAAGATCGTGAACAGGGAGTGGGAGTACTCGCACAGACACGGCTTCCGCTGTCAGTTCGCTAACGGGATCTTCCAGCTGTGGTTCCACTTCAAGAGGTACCGCTACAGGAGATAG